Sequence from the Nasonia vitripennis strain AsymCx chromosome 5, Nvit_psr_1.1, whole genome shotgun sequence genome:
acgagcagATTTGCATCGCAGAGAAAGTCCCTGTCTCAGCTTGATACTTTTCTGTCCAATGTATTTGTCTGGCAATTGCATAACGCTCTCGAGATGTTAATTCGTCTCGAATGCTGGGCACGAACAACAGCCGCACACACCCCCACATGCAAAAAATCGCGCACGCCATAACAAATGAgaaatatatgcatatatataatacatatacACATCAGAGCactgcagctgcagcagcattACGTCGTGGACACACGCGTGTGTCTATGTACTGTCGCACGTTAACCTTTCACCGTTATAAGCTTGCTAACCGTTCACTTGCATGACAGCTCAATTTGGTAATCCAGCGACAGTCACAAGGGTGCCTTCCGTCAAACGAAATCCGTCCTTTAAGTCTGCATCATCAGGTATCTAAACTGACATTTTTGCCTTTCGACTTGTTCCAGTTGTATATTATTCTTGCTCTTATGTAATGGTCACGCCATTGTTCgtgtcgattttttttaattttcgcttTTATAGGATATAAAGTTTGAAGATTTTCATTTGAAATGCGTCAGCTGTTCTTTCTTCGTAAAACGTTTATGACTTACAGAGGCGGCTAAAGAGTTCAATTTATGGATAGTAAATTCTGCGTATTTTTCACAAAAGGaatatatgtacaacaatgcACACACTGAACGATCCCTGTACGATTTCCTCAATGTTTACATGTTGACTTGCTTACACGCTTCCATACAATTTTTGCCATAAACAACCAAGGTGTGGAGAAAAGTTGCACTGCTTATTCAATGTAAAAAGCTGCGGTAGAACCATTACATAAGAGgcatttaaacaaaattaattgttaacTATCATCATATGTGATATTAAATCGATTTGATGAATCTCAACGCGTTGTTCAGGTATTGCATACTCTAAATGTCTGAATGGCTGCTAATtgctttttaataattcacAAAAATACTATTCATGAtaactgaagaaaaaaaatactcatCACTGGTAAGAAAACATTGCAAAGaattaattgtaaaattcgCAATAGGTCAAGCTGGTGCAGTGGACGAAGAAACCTTCCTCACGGCGTTCGAGGATGTGCCACCGGTGAAGCTATTCTCCAGCAAGGATCTCGAGGAGCAAATGAAGGCGATTAAGGACATTATAGGCGATGACAAGAAAGACTGGAAACAGAGAACGGATAGCGTATGTATATCTTGATTTCGTAATCGAAGGAAGAGTGGACGTACGAATGAACGTGGAATTTAAATGGCAGTTTATATGCCATCAATTATGTGGAAAAAACTATCTCTCGATGCACATGTTAAACCTTCTATAcagagttttattttttataataaatttcgaTGTTCATCTTGACACACATCCACGACGTTGGTTTTCCAATTGGAATCACGCTTATTTGCATACCATAACGTTAAAGCTGAATCACAAGCAAGACGGAAGATTCATGACAcgtgtatttttctttctctccacAGATGAAAAAACTGCGAGGGATAATAATAGCCGGCGGAATGAACTACGACATATTCCCGGTCTGTCTGAAGGATCTTCAGCGGCCGTTCGAGACGGCCTGCGCGGATCTGCGCTCGCAGGTGGTTCGCGAGGTCTGCATCACCCTCGCCTATCTGAGTCTCCAGCTCAAGAACAAGTTCGCCAGTTTCGGCGAGACCGTTTTGCCGACGTTAATGAACCTCATCCAAAACAGTGCCAAGGTGAGAGCACCGATCCATCTTTGGCAAATTAAAATCTCTCACGGCTGGCGTTCTGCCCGGCTTCGCTAATAAGTCTCCGAGATACTCATcattgttctttttttctgctaTTTCTTTCTTCGAAAAGGTCGTGGCGACGGCTGGTGCAGTGGCGGTGCGTTTTATACTGCAGAACACCCACAGCAGCCGCTACGTGCCAATCATCGTGGCGTCACTGAACAACAAGAGTAAAGACATACGCCGTGCGACCTGCGAGTATCTGCACTTGATTCTGCAGTCCTGGCAGACGGCAATTCTGCAGAAGCACGTGAACATTCTTCAGGACGCGATAAAGAAGGGGATGGCCGACTCAGATTCCGAGGCTAGAGCTTTCGCCAGAAAGTAAGCTGTCTTGAGATGTGACGTGTGAGCTGATGCGGAGGACACGACTAAAATGATCCTATATCGATTTTCAGATCTTACTGGGCATTCAAAGAGCACTTCCCGGAAAATGCCGAAGCCCTGCTCAACAGTCTCGACGCGACGTACAAACGTGCCCTGATGTCACTGAGCAACAGCGGCAGCATAAACAGCCTGAACGCGGTGTCGAAAACGAATACTAGTCCACGCGCGCCTAGACCTGCCATGAGTGCCACAGGTTAGTATCGTCAACGATATTCGCGGAAATTGGTCAAAGCTGCATTATTCATCTTCATCATCGTCATTGTGATCGTTGCGGGAATATGCGGGTTGTTGAATGTTAAGTGACGTAAAGTCGAGCGCGCTGTCGCAGGTTTCGATAGCAATAAGAAAAGTTGACGAGTCAACGGACGGTAAATGTTTGACTTTCTTTTCCATGCTGCTTTATGTGACTTGACATTGCATTACGCGTACGAAGGTAGCACGGAAAACTTGCATCATACTCAGGGCCAACCTCATGGCCCGCTCAGACGCACTCCGTCCTTGCCACGATCTTATCGTCAATCTGGGATTCCGATTCTTCAAAGACCTACTGACAATCACTGTAATTCTTATAATTGTTTAGAAGTTTTCCcattatttgatttttattttcaaatgcCATACATATGTCAGTTCCCAACAGTCGAAAGTATATAACGCTGATACTTGCACGTTTTATAGTTTACTAGATTCTCAGACAATGAAATCTCCTTGTAATACGCACAGTTTCATAATGATATATGTtgtgatttatttttgttcagACAGCACACCCTTATACGTGATCTATAAtatgtaatttaatttagcgtTTATCAACATCCAACTACTTTTCATCCACATCGTAAAATACTATTAACATACATTACGTTGATCGTCGTAACTATATACGAAactacttttattattatgtattattttcgATTTAATGATCGTTGAGTCCATGTAATTTTAGCCTTCGTACATATTTttagtaatattatatattttgctCGTATTAATTTCGTACACTAACATATTGTAAACTTTGAAGTTGATGTATGTTAGCATCGTAGTCGAGAAATTTCAATCAATtctatatgattttattttaaggTCGCGTATCCCCTGGAGTAAGATCAACAAGTGCCATAGATCTCCAAGCTGCTCAAAGAGCCAAAGCTAGAATGAAGTATGCGTACATGAATCGACAGAAGGCTACACTTCGTatgtattttttgtattttttatctgTACAAGCTACTAACAATGCTAACCtactatttaaaatttgttcaatGCTGCAAAGATAATGATCATGGTGGTCAACCAAGCAGACAAGGTATTGCTACGTTGATTGCTCTGAGTTATTTTCGATGTTGTGTAATTCATTGTTAAAATAGgatattttataatgttttaactttttatttaacaGCTCGGCCGAATAAATCGCCAGAATCCAGTTCTATGGCCAGTCCCGAAAGAATTGCACGAACAAGAACTCGCGTTTCTGGAGTTTCGCAATCTCAACGTAAGTCTCTTAATTATTTGtcagattttttatttgatgctCGTTAACGTGAATTATGCTATTTTAATAATGTCAAAcgttaattttcaatttacagCTAGCAGTAGATCTGGTTCACCTTCGTCCAGGTTGAGCTATGCAACGTACAATAGGGATGGTGAATCTCTGGTTCCAAGACCTAAAATATTGGATCATGGAATGCGAAGCTCGGGAAATAGTCGGGAACCTAGTCCGCAACGATTTGGGTATGACAGAAACAGTTTTGGAAGTAAAGTCaggtatgtatatattttctttGTAGAAAACCTTTGTTAGAAAAacaacattaattttttgcaattcCATTACAGGAGTAGGAATTTACACATGTCACCGACGGATAGGCCACCTTCTCGACCTGTTATGGCGCAAAAAATGCTCCAGCAATCGCGCGAAGCTGAATCTGCATTAGCTGATGCTCTTACGTTCGACAGTATTGACAGTTATACCAGAACACCTAAAGGTAAAGGAGATCATAGTGATGACAGTGAAACCAGCAGCATTTGTTCAGAACGCAGTCACGACAGCTTTCGTAGACCGAGCGAtgtaagtattttttatataattttttaatgataaaaatcAATCACTCAGATCACACAAAAATTTAGTTATAGTTTAATCACAAATGACATTCTTTAAAAAACATGGACgaaaatcttatttttgaGTTTGTTTCTACAACAATATAATTATCCTTGATTTTCTCTCTTGATTGACTATAActtaataaaatacttatctgaaTAATTTGCATATGTCAATTATACATCAATTTTGCATAAAATGTACCTCAAAGTCaattaataatatactttAATCTTTCTAAAATCCTAAAGTTAAAGTTTTAAATTTCACAATCAATTGTGTCTTTATTTACAAAGTTTACTAAAAATGTAGCTAACATATGTTTGGTTCCTTTTTGATTTTGTTGCTGCCTGTTTATTTCATTTGGACTAATTGGACATGCCTGAAACACTTTATGAAACACCGTGTTTGATCTTGTTGAACCTGTTAGTCATTTTCGTGGAGTGGCTCCCAGCAAAGATTGTATCGAGATGTATGGGATCAATCAATCCCAAAGGTTTGTTTGTTTTATGCATAATCCATAACCTTTATTGATTGATAAATGTTCCTTCTggttttatttgaatatacaTACTTATGGTTTTCCATTCTTCTAAATCATTTAATACATGTACATATTCTCTCtacttttaaataaatttaactgTCATTAAATCTTTCATAGCATGCAAATTACAAACTTgtataatgtactattatttaaTTGTGTGAATCCAAATTCTTTCAAGAAAATGCAAGTTAACACTATTTCTATTGATACCTAATTTGTTCCACTTTGATGAACCTTATTATACACTGTCTACGCGCTATGTAATGATTGTGAAAAAACTTTGATCATAATTATACACATACGTATGAAACATAAACTAATAATATTTTGCTTATGCAGGATATTAAAGAGATTATCGATAATTGTGGACACAAACACTGGGCTGATCGGAAAGAGGGTTTGCTAGGCCTGCAGCATTATCTTGCCAGTGGATTCACGTTAAGTGCCACAGAGCTACGTAAAATAACtgatatttttgcaaaaatgttCATGGATTCGCATACAAAAGTCTTTAGTTTGTTCCTCGATACTTtgaatgatttgattcaaacTCACTGTGAAGATCTTGGTGATTGGCTCTATGTGTTGTGTACTCGACTTCTTAACAAACTGGGAACGGATTTACTTGGATCAATTCAGACGAAAATTCACAAAACGTTGGAAGGTGTTAGGGAATGCTTTACAGGCGAGCAGTTATTACCATGTGTAATGCGATTCTTAACGAATCCCACTCAAACGCCAAATTCCCGCGTTAAAGTAGCAACTTTGACATTTATAACTCAAATTGCTGAGACTGCTGAACCGTCCGCTTTGAATAGTTCTGCGGGTCCAGGGCTCGCTAGACTGTTAGACTGGACAAACGATGTCAAAAGTCAAGATGTCAGGAGACATGCCCAAAATGCTGTGATCGCCCTTTATAATTTGAATCCATCACAGTTTACAATGATACTTTCAGAACTGCCAAAGTATTATCAGGTACAGAGCTATTtcgattataatttttttttgttaaatacaTTTGAATCTTAAGTGTATTGACGAATATTTCGACGTTTTAGGAAGCTGCACTCCCACTCATTCAAAGTCACTTGAAAAGATCTTCGGCTACGAGTACACCAGCTTCTCCTGGAACACCTCCGCCCAGAGTTCCCAACTCACCAGCGCGTACTAAAGTAAGAGTAGAAAATGAAGGCGCGGATGATAGCTTGAATCCTGAAGAAGTTTACAAGTAAGATAATCAAGCTTTTTTAAGTTATAAACAATACACGTTATCCACGCATGACATTTATCAAATTTAATGATGTTTAGATCTTTACGTCGTACAACGgcggaaattcaaaattatggGTTTGAGCGCCTAGAAAGAGCAACTACCAGCAAAGACAGTGGTATTAGTAATATGGCTGACGTAGAAGAAAGACTGGAGGGTCTTACTCTATCTAACTCGGTACGTTGCGTTTCTTAATTATAGCTAGATTTAATCTGTTTACTTTTATGTTAATTTAATCGCATGTCGTAAAAATAGGGACGTTCTTCTTCGGTTTCATCGCCTACACAACGCGGCAAGACCGTTACCAACGTGGCAGTAAACGGTTCAAATGACACTATCGCCGGTGACCTTATACTACCTCAGGAGAATAATGGATATAAAACTCATGGCTCCTCGCCGGATTCAATAAGAGGGCCAGAAGTTCTTGATAACACATTGAAGATACTACAAGCGGAAGAATCGCAAATTACGGAAAAAGTGGCTGCGTTACAAGAATTCCAACAATACGTTCGTGAAGGAGATGCTCTTTATATAAAGCAGCATTTTAAGTAAgttcttgtttttttaaattttataataattttttttcctttaaaTATATCGGTACTTATTGGTAATACTTGATCCCTTTGCAGAAGACTGTTAAAAACGTTAATTGGAAGTTTGGCCAGCGATAATAAAGAGATGCAGATTGAAGTGCTCCAGTCCCTCATAGACATGCTAAAGTGCCCTGAATTAGCAGAAAGCTTCTCTAATTACGCAGAGCTCTTAGTTCTGAAAGTAATAAGAGCTCACAAATATGACGATCAAAAGTCTGATgcgagtagcagcagcagtaacAGCGCTAGAACCACGGTAAAATATCCTGAGGTATATTAGGTGTTGTTTCTTTGTGTTGCGCTTTTATTTTGATTCATCTATTTTCATCATTTCGGAAAAAGTAGGTCTCAATTTTGAAGAATTTACAAATTTCGATGTTCAATATTTGTGTTCAACAACCAAGAAACGATATCTTTCTACTCTTAGTGATAGTGATTTTGGAAGCACGATGCAACTttaacatttaatttttccttgattttatttttttgcatgGATTATTCTCAGCAACTTACATTTATACCTTATTTTTACCTTAAGTGCATGTGCATAATATAAGTTATaaacatattttaattataaaatgctTGGATTGCTTTAAAAAACAGCATTGCGTAAAAATCATAGTAGTGGACACCATCAATTGTCTGATAGTGGTATGTTTTAAACTAATAAGCTGTTCTTCGATAATTATAATAGGTGCTCAGAATGGCGGAGAAGTGCGCAGCTACTGTAGCCGTAATTTTGCCACCCGAACAAACGATACAATTCGCTTCATCTATGATGACCACAGAGCCATTCCCACAAAACATGGGTGCAATTAAAATGCTTCACAAAGTAGTGGAACACTATGGCCGGGAGGCGATAGAACCACATCTTTCAAAAGTTATGCCAGGTCTTATAAAGGTAAGAGTCAACAGTAAGATTTTGGAGACATTTAAATACTTAAAAGAGTCAATATATAATAGCAGTTTCATATAAGCTAACCATGCACAAGTATGCTAAGTCTGATATAAGCTCATCGAATTTCAGGCCTATGATGATGCCGAATCGACGGTGCGCAAGAGCGCGGTATTCTGCATGGTGGCAATACATGCGGCTGTCGGCGAAGAGGCACTGAAGCCTCATCTGAGCTCCCTGTATGGCAGTAAGCTCAAACTGCTCAACATCTACATTCAACGAGCACAGCAAGCCACGAGCCAGCCGGCGAGTCCTCGTAGTAACAGCAACAAAAACTAACCGGCGACGGCTGCCAGCGCCGGTGGCAGCAGCATCACCACCGCCGCGACACTCAGGATTGCAATTATGAAGAGATTCGCTCGCCTCACAGCGAGGCATGAGCGATTGCTCTTTCAATTTCTCAGCAAGTCCGAGCCCTGATCCCAAGGCGCGACACTGAATTTTCTTTATACCAAGTACAAAAGATGATGGACTGTCAATACGTTGTACTAGGCTCTGCTGGCGACGCCGAGGGCAGGGATGTGGCgcagaaggaggaggaggacgaaaGTTTAGAGAACGTTTTTAAGCCTACTCTCTGCGATGATTATTCTCTCGTGATCGGATTTGCTTAATATTCGTTTATCTCTTGAACGACTGTGTATATACTTTGATGGACGTTTTCGTGTAAAACACCGTTATAAGCGCACTTGCTTCGGCTCTTTAACGCTGGTCGATCGGTGCTTTTTAGTGTATAGCACTGTGAGCAATaacagagaaaaataaacttgTGGCACTGCAGATATGCCGATGACGTAACGAGACAGGTACAATTTCtttataaacaaaagaaatatttaaaaaaaaaatataataaacgttTAAAACGAGGAATGCTacttaatatttttctgaaaaatcttaataataattgacaaaaaagcagattatatAGAGCTATCCAAATGTAAATTTTAACAAGCGTATTCTTGAAAATTGACGTCAAGCGAGCTTGATGCATCAGTTGGCGAAAGGTATCGATCGATCAAAGTTATTCGTTAACAGTGCATTATTGTCTAGGGCTTTTCCTGCCCACAGTGCATGCGAGACTTAcactcatacacacacacacacacacacacacacatttacACATTTAATTATACAGTGAACATTGACTTCCAGCTGGAGAGATTCTGGCTCAATACGCTGCATTGATATCCCtcccctattttttatttctttatttacagATTGTAAGTTCAGAATGACAGTGAATTGCTACACTCggtaattttataattaccCAACGTGTGTAGGAGCGCTTGATGTTTTGAAGAAAGAAACAGGCAATGTGAGCATGCATAATTATGTAGATTTTTATGTGCTAGTCAAGAATCCTGAAGGACGCACAAGACACAAGAGACACAAAGAACGAATCAGAGCTTTTGTTTTCTTGAAGAGATCGGGTACGGGGCAAAGGGGGAAATACGCAATAAAAAATTGCGGGACAAACGGTAGAATGAGTGAGATTTTGCATAAAAGTAATGACTAGTTCGTTTTAGTGACTCGTCTAATTGCCAATTCTACACAAATTGATACTGAATCAAATTTTATCCGTAATTTTCATTGAAGCTATTCCTTCGTGCCATTGCCTTCTTTCTTGTCTGCATAAAAACGGCTACGAGTGACGTTAATCCATTTTTACATAGTTTGTAGTTTAAGGGGCTTTACAGTATTGTCATTTTCAGtagtattttttgtatgcaaattttaaaagaaaataaatttacatttaAGTTCGTTTTGCACACACATTTTAAATATGTGAATTTCGTCTGACgagaaagtgaaaattataaatcctTCACGTGTTAAACATGTAAGTGCCAAAAATGTCGGACTTGCAAAAATGTAAACAGTcaagcaaaaataattttgaaattttcacgCCAAAAGTTTACCAAGTGCGTCTTTTAAAATCTGTCTGTCAATCACTTCTGTACAACGACAAACAAATCATTTAGTTGATTTTGTTAAGTTAAATTTAAGTTTTAAACTTTTACTCGagaaattttcataaaacatAGACTTTTTACGATTTTCACGTTTTTTGAAACCAGTGCCCCGATTTCCAAGTCCCGATTCTAGTTTCTTCATGGCGGCTCGAAAGTAGTCTCAGCGTGTACCAaccgtgtatatatatacagattATTATAAGTAATTGTAGGACTTACACTAATATAGTATTAACATTCTAATAATTCTTTTTACCGCAATAAGGCGGCTGTCTTGGATAAGTGCATTAAGAGCCGTCACATTTTGCAATGCAATCGTTTATGAATGCTTGTTTTGTTAAGTTTTTGAGCACTATTATTGGTATGATATATTATTAACCTTAACCCTTAGACGGCGAAGCtcaaaaatacgaaaaataatCATAAGAATACAGAACTGTCGAATTACTGTGAGATACATCTGTTTTGTCTTTTTCCCTAATATAGtgttttatgtatatttaatcTTGAAAGAtcgttttatttaattttgagtTTCCGTTGACCTATGTTGAATGTAAATCTTTTCACTGGATTTCACTACATGAAATAAAGGCTTATATCCTGGAGTTTTAatgtgcaaaatataaataatatctgttaacaataaaaataaaaatattaatgatcAATTTCTAAACGatcatattataaatataaataaaatattttgatagtGTATTTGTGTCACTCATCACGATATATTATATAGggttttatattttgaaaattaaaatttatgtaCGCAGGATAAATAATCGTTAAGTGAgataaattattactatttatttacttatgtAAATATACGTCATAAAAGAAACATCAACGGGATAACGCATCATTACGTATCACAGCAATTCGACAACGTTGCTTAAGGGTTGATGTGCGttatgtaaaaaatgataCGATTAAAGCTTATATCGGTATGCGCGTACCTATTTTGTATTGTAGGCGCTCAACTTTACTGATACTTCAAGCAACCTAtttctaataataatattaactaTTGCGATAATAGTAACAAAACGTGTTCACAAAATTAATTTGCTTTTTCAGAGTTACCAATTCCCTAGATCCTTGCTTGTTTTGATACAGTTTTCGAATTATTTACTGATTTGTGCTTCGTAAAAGCTGCGCGCCGAAATATATTGTCATGTCCTTATGGAAAATTATTGTCCACTAAATATCTAACATCAAAGGCTTTCAAATATGAATAAGAGTGTTTGTCTTTtgatgttgaaaatacatttcttttattaatatctaaacgTCATTATTCAgatattttaatcaaaatgtttaaaacaaaaagaaaaaggttAGTATTGTTATTCTACGCGATTTGTTACATATAGTGCTAATACTTATatcaattcaaatttaattcTCATTGAAGAGTATGtagcaaaaattatattttcttgcgataagaaagaaaattatttttcgaaattaaGTATGGTAAGTATTAGTAATATATGCTACTCGCTGTAACAGTTTTCTGGAATTGAGTCTAAAAAGtttctaaaattttgttatgaaagataaaagttaaataattttatataaggACAAGTGAAATCGAGTTTTAAGAAATCTGCAACTGTAGCGATTTTTATTGATGTCTtcgtaaaaatttgttaaattgttTTGACGCgtgcttatatatatatatatctacctAAGTAATAACGCAATTCGTGTTATCTAAAGAATTTTAACGGTCACATAGtgacaaaatttaataataattaaaaggtTTCACGGTGATAAGAGCGATGAAACTTTGACTGCCTCCTTTCTTCTTCGTGTAAAGCAGGAGAAATTAAAGTAAAGGGAATTAAGCGCCACTAAAACGAGCAACGttcttttaaacaaacatGAAAATAACAAAAGTGAATGTAATAAAACTTTATAAAAGGGGAGGATAAAGTGAGAAAGTGTGTGATGGGAAACGAAAGACAAAAAAAGAGTAAGAGATCTGCAGAATTTTTTCACGCTAAATGGTTTAATACGAAGGAGCGCATCGGCTACTACGACGATGAATAATGTATAACCGTATTGTTATTGTAATTGCCAacttgaaataataaattaaagtaCTGCGACAAATCTGTGATTGACGGTTCAGTCACCTTTTTCTCCATATAATACTTATACGTCACTATTTTTTGTCcgatttttagttttattatacggtaatttttaatttatataacaCAACAGTAGGGACTTCTTTGATCCCATGCAGAAActcgtatttttattcgttttatttatttaaccattttACTCTGGATCTAAAATATAAAGTTCGATCACTCATTTCTCTTAATCAGTATTTATTCATCAAATAATCAaagtattatgaaaaaaaaacaacatttaaattttctaagtATATAATATCTACGATATATCAACGAAAGaattttggaatttttaattttattttcatatataaCTATATTGTACGTTATATCAACATGTCTTACATAATCATAATAACATTAAAAGGTTGCACTGTTGTCGAGATTCGTATCAATGCTTATCATGTGCCAATAGACATACAGTTTGCTATTCTAAACGTTGAAGATGTAGCCTACTAATACCACTATTTGAAATAAGGAGCCTTGTTGtgtaattttctaaaatataGCACTTGGAACGAACAGCAATTTACTGCTATGAATGCCTAGACATTTTATAcatgattattttatatttcatcGTCTTAATATgtcttaaaaattaattttacacaTTAAATACACAtcagtattaaaaaattatgatcgTAAAATACGATAAGTAGTATGCGTATAAGCGTTTAaatgaattataaaaaatacgcttTGTATCATCGCACCATTCAGGTAAACGTACAAAAATGTTGGTtctctattaaaaaaaatatcgtaacTCGGTTTCAAACGTAACGAAATTACGCTCAAATATCACCAGGAACAATCAAATCACATCGCACGATAACAACAGTCCTCGAGTTTTTGCATCATCacagttcttttttttcataaaaacaaGTACCCTATACGCCTAAGTACAAGACGACTCGTCATTTCGCTCACAGGCTCCTTCTCTGCGTTCAACATAACATCGTTCCCATATACGTAAAGTTATAAAATGAAACGCGTAACTCATAATAAAATTGGCTAAtaacgtatataatatattatgaaGTAATATCTCGACAATGAATGACTCGACGAATCTCATCGGGATTTTTTACGAATCGCGCATTTGAGACCGTGAAAAAGGCGAGTAAAAAAAACGTTGAAGATATCGATAAAAAATACTATTACTCTATCATATTATCTATTAACTGATGATATAG
This genomic interval carries:
- the LOC100121012 gene encoding CLIP-associating protein 1 isoform X10, translated to MAVNPRDMDGFMSLLSTTDIKKKLQVGLLLLNYLADPFKSIECQDIGLFIDNLVPWLNSSNPKVVQNGLDALTYLADRMGHDFRPYISTIIQPTIDRLGDNKDTTREKAQLLLLKIMEKGSMSPQNLLDKLQPAFSHKNAKLREEALILLTTTLHEHGADEMALSGVTPVIVKLLSDPTEKVRETAMNTLTDIYRHVGDRLRVDLQKKLNVPQAKLAQLLEKFDQLRAAGDMLPQARSADVGKDLDEPDRAIKSAPVKRTPSLLQKKSQFGPAKAPPVPQGQAGAVDEETFLTAFEDVPPVKLFSSKDLEEQMKAIKDIIGDDKKDWKQRTDSMKKLRGIIIAGGMNYDIFPVCLKDLQRPFETACADLRSQVVREVCITLAYLSLQLKNKFASFGETVLPTLMNLIQNSAKVVATAGAVAVRFILQNTHSSRYVPIIVASLNNKSKDIRRATCEYLHLILQSWQTAILQKHVNILQDAIKKGMADSDSEARAFARKSYWAFKEHFPENAEALLNSLDATYKRALMSLSNSGSINSLNAVSKTNTSPRAPRPAMSATGRVSPGVRSTSAIDLQAAQRAKARMKYAYMNRQKATLHNDHGGQPSRQARPNKSPESSSMASPERIARTRTRVSGVSQSQPSSRSGSPSSRLSYATYNRDGESLVPRPKILDHGMRSSGNSREPSPQRFGYDRNSFGSKVRSRNLHMSPTDRPPSRPVMAQKMLQQSREAESALADALTFDSIDSYTRTPKGKGDHSDDSETSSICSERSHDSFRRPSDSFSWSGSQQRLYRDVWDQSIPKDIKEIIDNCGHKHWADRKEGLLGLQHYLASGFTLSATELRKITDIFAKMFMDSHTKVFSLFLDTLNDLIQTHCEDLGDWLYVLCTRLLNKLGTDLLGSIQTKIHKTLEGVRECFTGEQLLPCVMRFLTNPTQTPNSRVKVATLTFITQIAETAEPSALNSSAGPGLARLLDWTNDVKSQDVRRHAQNAVIALYNLNPSQFTMILSELPKYYQEAALPLIQSHLKRSSATSTPASPGTPPPRVPNSPARTKVRVENEGADDSLNPEEVYKSLRRTTAEIQNYGFERLERATTSKDSGISNMADVEERLEGLTLSNSGRSSSVSSPTQRGKTVTNVAVNGSNDTIAGDLILPQENNGYKTHGSSPDSIRGPEVLDNTLKILQAEESQITEKVAALQEFQQYVREGDALYIKQHFKRLLKTLIGSLASDNKEMQIEVLQSLIDMLKCPELAESFSNYAELLVLKVIRAHKYDDQKSDASSSSSNSARTTVKYPEVLRMAEKCAATVAVILPPEQTIQFASSMMTTEPFPQNMGAIKMLHKVVEHYGREAIEPHLSKVMPGLIKAYDDAESTVRKSAVFCMVAIHAAVGEEALKPHLSSLYGSKLKLLNIYIQRAQQATSQPASPRSNSNKN
- the LOC100121012 gene encoding CLIP-associating protein 1 isoform X19, with translation MTDSDVIVANGHRCSHRGLVKYPSIDKKLWDASSSWILQWDNIVKHPGARARGCHCDIHKPPWLYPDLVGKDLDEPDRAIKSAPVKRTPSLLQKKSQFGPAKAPPVPQGQAGAVDEETFLTAFEDVPPVKLFSSKDLEEQMKAIKDIIGDDKKDWKQRTDSMKKLRGIIIAGGMNYDIFPVCLKDLQRPFETACADLRSQVVREVCITLAYLSLQLKNKFASFGETVLPTLMNLIQNSAKVVATAGAVAVRFILQNTHSSRYVPIIVASLNNKSKDIRRATCEYLHLILQSWQTAILQKHVNILQDAIKKGMADSDSEARAFARKSYWAFKEHFPENAEALLNSLDATYKRALMSLSNSGSINSLNAVSKTNTSPRAPRPAMSATGSTENLHHTQGQPHGPLRRTPSLPRSYRQSGIPILQRPTDNHCRVSPGVRSTSAIDLQAAQRAKARMKYAYMNRQKATLPRPNKSPESSSMASPERIARTRTRVSGVSQSQPSSRSGSPSSRLSYATYNRDGESLVPRPKILDHGMRSSGNSREPSPQRFGYDRNSFGSKVRSRNLHMSPTDRPPSRPVMAQKMLQQSREAESALADALTFDSIDSYTRTPKGKGDHSDDSETSSICSERSHDSFRRPSDSFSWSGSQQRLYRDVWDQSIPKDIKEIIDNCGHKHWADRKEGLLGLQHYLASGFTLSATELRKITDIFAKMFMDSHTKVFSLFLDTLNDLIQTHCEDLGDWLYVLCTRLLNKLGTDLLGSIQTKIHKTLEGVRECFTGEQLLPCVMRFLTNPTQTPNSRVKVATLTFITQIAETAEPSALNSSAGPGLARLLDWTNDVKSQDVRRHAQNAVIALYNLNPSQFTMILSELPKYYQEAALPLIQSHLKRSSATSTPASPGTPPPRVPNSPARTKVRVENEGADDSLNPEEVYKSLRRTTAEIQNYGFERLERATTSKDSGISNMADVEERLEGLTLSNSGRSSSVSSPTQRGKTVTNVAVNGSNDTIAGDLILPQENNGYKTHGSSPDSIRGPEVLDNTLKILQAEESQITEKVAALQEFQQYVREGDALYIKQHFKRLLKTLIGSLASDNKEMQIEVLQSLIDMLKCPELAESFSNYAELLVLKVIRAHKYDDQKSDASSSSSNSARTTVLRMAEKCAATVAVILPPEQTIQFASSMMTTEPFPQNMGAIKMLHKVVEHYGREAIEPHLSKVMPGLIKAYDDAESTVRKSAVFCMVAIHAAVGEEALKPHLSSLYGSKLKLLNIYIQRAQQATSQPASPRSNSNKN